The genome window TCACGAAAATTTTAAGCTTAGATATGCCTGCGCCCTGCTCCATGCCTTTTAGCCCTAGCTTACAACTCTCAAGGTGCACGATGAAAAACAGCGACATATAGCACACAAATGCCGGAATCACGGCCGCGATCATGACATTTGTATAGCTAAGGCCCAAAAACTCGGCGATGATAAAGGCTGCTGCGCCCATGATAGGCGGCATCAGCTGACCGTTTACGCCTGCGGCCACCTCGATCGCGCCAGCTTTGGTGCTAGTTAGCCCCGCCTTTTTCATCAACGGGATCGTAAATGTACCCACCGTCACGACGTTTGCCGTGGAGCTGCCGCTCACCATGCCAGTAAGTCCGCTAGCTATAACAGAGGCCTTCGCCGGTCCACCGCGAAATTTGCCAAGCAGCGCAAAGGCTAAATTTATAAAGTACTGCCCCGCTCCCGCGCGCTCTAGTAGCGAACCAAATAAGACAAAAAGATAAATGAAACTCACGCTAACGCCAAGCGGCACGCCAAAAACGCCCTCGGTCGTAAGATACATGTGGCCGGCTAGCTTGTTTAGGCTAGCGCCCTGGTGCGCGATGATGTCGGGCATATACTGACCGAAATAATCATACACCAAAAATATCGCTGCGATGATAGGAAGTGCCGGACCGATGATCCTGCGACCCGCCTCAAACAGCACGACAACGGCGACACAGGATACGGCTATATCAAAGCTCGTGTAGTCTCCGGGACGCTGCGCTAGCGCGTAAAACTCTGTGAGCGGGTAGAGCGCGGCTAGCGTACCAACAACACAGAGCGCGATGTCGTAAAACGGCAGGCTGGAGTGGGCTTTTTTGTGAATTTTAAGCGGATAGAGCAAAAACAGCAGACAAATAGCAAACGCAAGGTGCGCCGAGCGCGACATCGTCGTGTTCATCGGAAAATACGCGATGTAAAGCTGAAAAACTGACCATGCAAAGCAGATGATGCTCGTAAAATATATATAAAAGTTCGAATTTATCTCGCGCGTCTTTACCTCGACGAACTCCTCCTTTTCCTGCGCCGGCTCGGTATTTGTTCGTGTTTCGTTTAAATTTGTATCCATATTTGCTCTTAACCTCTTAAATTTTCTTTTTATAAAATTTGGCGATTTCGCCCGTAAAATCGGGCTTTATTTTTAAATTTGACCTGTTTTTATGCTTTTTATTATCAGCAAATTTAACCTAGCACCATAAAGATACGGGTTTTGCAAACGGCAAGCAAAATCAGCCGTAAATTCGCGCATGAGCCAAATCTAAAATTTGACGCCTACAAGCGACTTAAAAACCGCCGCCAAAAAGCTAGCAAAGCGTCAAATTTTAAATCCTCAAAAAACTAAAACCAAGTCTAAATTTAACAAAAAACAAGCCGCACAGGTCAAATTTAACCCGCACGGCTTAGCTAGTTTATTTTATTATGCCGGCTTTTTTAAACTCAGCCTCGGCAGCAGGGTGCAAAGGCGCAGAAAGCCCCTCTACTAGGCTCTCTTTAGTAACAGCCGCGAGTGCGGGGTGCAGGCTCTTGTACTCGTCAAAGTTATCCAAAATAGCCTTCACGACCGCAGCCACGGCAGTATCGCTCATGCTTTTATCCGTGACTAGGACGGCTTTGACGCCGATGCTGTTTACGTCGTGATCCACACCCTCATAGGTGCCTTTTGGTATCGTGCCTTTAGCAAAATACGGCATCGCAGCCAGCATCTTATCTACTTGCTCGCCCTCGATGTTTACGATGTCGATAGGTAGCGAGTTTGCCGCGTCGGTGATGTTGGCCGTCGGGTGACCGACCATGTAGAAGTAGCCGTCGATTTTCTTATCTTTTAGCGCGTGCGGGCATTCGCCGGCAGTGAGCACGCCGTGATGTTTTAGCTTTTTCTCGTCGAAACCAAACGCCTTAAACACGCCAAGCGCGGTCATTTCGTTACCGCTACCGGGATTGCCGACGTTGATCGCTTTGCCTTCTAGGTCGTTTATAGAGCCGATACCGCTTGATTTTGATACGACGAACGCGAGAAGCTCAGGGTAGATCGATACGACGGCGCGCAGATTTTGATCGCCGTTGCCTTCAAATTTGCCCACGCCGTTAAATTTATCATAAACCACGTCGCTTTGGACGAAACCGAAATTTAGCTCTTTTTTTAGCACGTTATTTACGTTGTAGACCGAGCCGCCGGTTGATTGCACCGAGCATTTCATCTGCGGGTCTTTATTTACGAGGCGACATATCGCTCCGCCCACCGGATAATACGTACCAGTCATCGCTCCCGTACCGATAGATACGAACTCCTTTGCGCCCAGCGCAGACGCGAAAAGCAAGCCGGCTAATGCCAAAGATGTAGTTTTCATTTAACTTCCTTTCAAAGAATTTTTCTGATTTTACTCTCAAAATCCGCATTTTGCGTATAAATTTCACTCTTTTTGCGAGCTTTTTCAAAAATTTGCGACTATTTTACACACTTTAGCCTTAGAAAAATATTTCTTAAGGTAAAATTTATATATTTTTTACAAGCGAAGCGAAAATCATATTTTTACGTGGAGGTTTTTAAAATTTACGCACCGAGACCTGCATCTTTAAGACACTGAATTTGGATTAGTTAAATTTGATATTGCCGTTTGGGTTTCTTTGTACAGAGGCCTTAAATTTTAGCATTTTCGGGGTGTGGGTCTCGGCGGCTCAAATTTGAAGCCGGAATTTGTAAATTTGACTGCAAATTTGAGCGTAAAACGATAAGGCGAAGTATCGTGAGATGATTTTTTGGGGTTGTGCGGTAAATTTTTGGCGAAGATAGAACGCGTAGTTCATCGAGCCAAAATTTTACAAACTCCACAAAAAGCACTCGCGAGGCAAGCCGTTAAATTTCTTACTTAAACGCGACAAACGTCGCAAAATTCGCCCATCTAAACATACACTCCACGTTTCTAAACCCCACATTAAGCGCCAAATTTCTATTTTCCGCTTCAGTGTATGGTATAAGCACGTTTTCTAGCGCCTCGCGTTTTTGCGAGATCTCGTAGCGCGAGTAGCCTTGTTCGAGCTTGTATTTTTCGTAGATTTCGATCATATTTTTGCTTAGCATCTTGTCCTCAAAAATGAGCTTCTCGCTAAAAACAAACACGCCGCCGTCATTTATCGCGCGGTAAATTTTAGCTACGAAATCCTGACGCTTAGGCGGGCGGATAAACTGCAGCGTATAGTTCATCAAAACGGCGCCCTGCGCGTCAAATCCGCACTCTAAAATGTCCGCTAGCTCAAGCTCGATCCTAGCGCCGTAGGCCTCTATCTTGGCGCGCGCGTTTTGCAGCATGGCAGGCGCGTTATCCACGCCTTTTAGCGCGAGATCGCTTCTTTTGCTCCAAAGGGCTAGCAGCGTCGAGGCCGTCGAGCAGCCAAGGTCTATCGCGCTTGCTCCTTGCGGTAAAATTTGCGCTAAAAAATCGGCGATCAGCTTTTGCGAAGCCTCGTAATACGGCACCGAGCGCCCGATCATATCGTCAAACACCGACGCCACGCTCGCGTCAAATTCAAACTGCTTTTTTATCGGCTCTTTAAAGATTTCATCCTTCACGCTTTACTCCTTTGAGGCGTAGCGTCGCCCACGACGTAGAGATCGCACACGCCGACGAACTCCATCGCCTGCTTGATGTCGATACCAATTTGCTCTTTTAGCTCCTCTAGGCTTTCAAATTTTCGGTTATCGCGCAGCCGTTTGATAAAGCAAACCGCGACGTCGCGGGCACCCTCGATATTTTCGTTTAGCACGTGCGTCTCGACGCTAAAGTTGCCGTCCGTGCTCACGCGGTTGCCGATAAAGGTAACCGAGCCGTAGGTCTTGTATCCGATGCGGGTCCTCGTCGCATATACGCCCTCGCGCGGCAAAAGGTAGTTTTTGATATCCAAATTTAGCGTCGGTACGAGCTCGCGCGACCCGATGCCCTGCCCCTTTATCACGCAACCTTCGATAGAGTATTCGCGGCCTAGCAGGCGGTTTGCCTTGTAGATCTCGCCCTGCTTGATATACTCGCGTATAGCCGAGCTATGCACGCCCATACCGTCAAAGCAAACCTCGTCTACTACGACCACCTCGCCGTCAAAAATGCGCCGCAAATCATGCTTGTCCCACGCCCTGTTTCGCCCGAAACGAAAATCAAATCCCACGACGATTTTTTGCAGATTTTTAAAATCCCGCTTCAAAAGCGCGATAAACTCGTCGCCGCCAAGCCCCTTTATACTTTCAAAATCATACAAAAAACACGGATAGCTCGAGTACTCGGCGCGCTTTAGCTTTGGCGTGATGTTGGCCTTGTTTTTGTCGATCACGACTAGTCCGCCGTACTCGCCCAGCTGCTTTAAAAGCTGCTTGTGGCCGCGATGCACGCCGTCAAAGTGCCCGATCGCGACGGAAGTGATATTATCTTTTGTTAAAAGCGTAGAAAAATTCGGCATTTCCTTCCTTTCCTTTTACCTCGCATTCGAGCATTTGGCGCATTATCCAGCCCAAATTTGCCGCCGCAAGCTCAAATTTCGCCCTCGCCTCGCGCACGGCTTTTGCGTCCGTTACGACGCCTTTTTTATTTCGCTTGGCCGTCCTGCCGACCTCAAACTGCGGCTTAAAAAGCAGGATAATATCGCAGTTTTCGCCTGCTAGAGCGTCGATGGAGGGCAAAATTTCTTTAAGCGAGATAAAACTCACGTCGCAGGTGATGAGATCAAATTTGCGTGCGAGGTTTTTGGCGGCGCGGGAGTCAAATTTTGCATTTTGGTTTTTTGCTGCGAAATCTACGTCAGTCAAATTTGACTCGTCCGTCCTAGCTCCAGCCTGCGTTAAATTTGACGGCGAAAAAGCCGGTTCGCATGGCTCGCTTAAAAATCCGTCCCGCTCGGCAAAATTTAATTTGCCTAGATTAAAATTCGGCTCGATTTGGTTTTTTAAATTTTGCTCTGTGCCGTTAAATTTACCGTCTTTGGCCAAGCTTTGACACCCCGCCGCAAACTCGCGCACATCGGTATTCTCAGCCACTTTCACGCGCGCATCGGCTCTCAGGCTTTTATCCAGCTGCGAGCTGCCCACATCTAGCGCCATAACGCTTTTTACGCCGTTTTGCAGCAAAATTTGCACGAATCCGCCCGTGCTCGATCCGACGTCTAGGGCGTTTTTGCCTTTGACTTCTAGCGGATAAGCCGCTAAAAAGCTTTTTAACTTTAGCGCGCCGCGTCCGACGTAGATTTCGCCGACGAGCTCGATCTTTGCGCCGTTTGAGTTTAAATTTAGCTCGCCGTTACGAGCTTTTTCGCACGCAGTCTCGGGGGCGTCCGCTAAATTTACGCCACGTAAATTTTTAGTTTCCGCTACCGCGCCCTTTTTGGCGCCGCCATTTTTGCCATCACTCAAATTTACGCTTACCGTAACGTCTAAATTTAGTCCGTCTGAGCCGTCAAATTTATCAAATTCGCCCACCTCAAAGCTGGGCTTAGAACAAATTTTGCCGTTAAGCAAAATTTTTCCGTTTTTTATGAGCTCGGCGGCTTTGTTTCGGCTGATATTTAGGCGGCTTGCGACAAATAGATCAAATCTCAATCATCCGCCTTAGCTCATCTTCTGTTATCGTCGCGACACCAAGCTCACGCGCTTTCTCCAGCTTGCCGCCCGCCTCATCGCCGTAGAGGACGAAGTCCGTTTTATTACTCACCGAGCCGCTTACTTTCGCGCCGTTTGCTTCCAAAATAGCCTTAAATTCATCCCTGCCCTTGCTAAGCGTGCCCGTTATCACAAACGTCTTGCCGCTTATCGCGCTTTGCTTTGTCTCAAAACTCTGCGCTTGCGGGCTAACAAAACGCAAAATTTCATCTAAATTTTGCCTATTTACCTGCATAAACTCGGCATAGCTCTCCGCCATCGCCTCGCCGAATCCCTCTATCGCGGCGACCTCGCCAAAGCTTAGCTCGCGCCAGTTTTGCGGGTAAATTTGCGCTATCTTTTTGGCGGCTACCTCGCCGATATGCTCGATGCCAAGGCTCGCTATAAAGCTGTGCAAAGCGGGTGTGCGGCTAGCCTCGATGGCGCCGAGCAGATTTGCGATCTTTTTATCTTTAAAGCCCTCGAGCTTCACCAAATCCTGCGCCGTAAGCTCGTAAATGTCGGCGATTTTAGCGACCAAGCCCGCTTCAAAAAGCTGATTTACGATTGCTTCGCCAAGACCGTCGATATTTAGGCACTTTTTGCTCGCAAAATGTATGAGCGAATTTATCACGCGAGCCTTGCACTCGATGTTTTGACACTTTACAAAAACTCCCTCGTCTAGTAGCATCGACCCGCATACGGGACACTCGCGCGGCCTCTCTATCGGGGTTTGCGAGCCGTCTCTGCGCTGTTTAAACACGCCCGTGATCTTTGGTATCACGTCGCCTGAGCGGATAATGCTGATAAAATCGCCCTTTTGTACGCCTAGACGCTCGATTTCGTCGAAGTTGTGCAGCGTGGCGGACTTTACGATCGCGCCGTCGATATTTACGGGCTCTAGCACGCCCACCGGAGTCACGACGCCGCTGCGCCCGACCTGAAACGCCACGTCAAGCAGCAGCGTGGTCTTTTCGATCGCGGGAAATTTATACGCGACCATAAATTTAGGAAATTTCTCCGTGTAGCCCAGCTCCTCGCTAGCCGCGATACTCTGCACGCGCACCACGAGGCCGTCCATCATAAAGGGCTTGCTATCTCGCTGCGCTACGAGTTGCTTATATGCTTCCTCGATCTGCTCGGCAGTGCGGCAAATTTTAAAAAACTCCTCGCGCTCAAAGCCCTGCGAATAAATAAAATCCATCATCTGCGAGTAGGTTTCAAGGCCCAAATTTTGCTCGCCGTAGCCCCAAGGCTTAAACCTCAGCCTGCGCGACGCCGTCACGGCGCTATCTAGCTGGCGCAGACTGCCGGCGGCCGCATTTCTAGGATTTGATAGCTGCGGCTCGCCCTTTTGCGCGCGGGCGAAATTTATCTCGTCAAAGTCGTTTTTAGCGATCACGACCTCGCCGCGGATCTCGATCCTGCCGTTATAGGCGATTTGTAGCGGGATATTTTTGATAACTTTTGCGTTGCTTGTTACGTCCTCGCCCGTTATGCCGTCGCCGCGCGTGATGGCTCGCACGAGAGCGCCGTTTTCGTAGAGTAAATTTAAGCTCGCGCCGTCAAATTTAGGCTGAAGCGCAAACTCCAGCCCCTCTTTGTCGCCGCGCTTTAGCCACGCTAGCAGCTCATCAAAACTAAAAATATCCTCCATCGACCACATGCGCGCGCCGTGGCGAGCCTTGACAAAGCCCTCGCTAACCTCGCCGCCCACGCGCTTTGTCGGGCTAAATATCGAGATATCGCCTGGATTTGTCCTCTCAAAATCAAGTACTTTACGATAAAGCTCGTCGTACTCCTCGTCGGTGGCTATGGGCGCGTCGTCGGTGTAGTAGGCCTTCGCCCACGCGTTTAGCGTATCTACAGCCTCTAAATACTCTTTTTTATCCATTTTTCCTCGTTAAATTTGCTTTACTTACCACGCCGCGAGCTTTCTCATCGCGTTTTCCAGCCTAAACATCTGCGCATGCTCGGCCACATCGTGAGTGCGGATGATCTGTGCGCCGTTTCTAAAGGCCTCAAGATGCAGATAGAGGCTGCCCGGCAAGCGGTCTTTTATCTCGCTGGGGCTATAAAAATTTATGACCGATTTTCTGCTAGCGCCCGCTAAGATCGGTAAACCGAAGCGTAAAAAGTGCTCCAAATTTTTTATCAAAACCATATTTTGCTCCGCCGTCTTGCCAAAGCCGATTCCCACGTCTAGCACGATATCGCGGCATCCAAGATCCTGCGCCGCGGCGATCTTAGCCTCAAAAAACGCGTCTATCTCGCCTAACAAATCATCATAATGCGGGTTATCTTGCATATTTTCTGGGCTATTTTGCATGTGCATGAGACAGTAGCTCGCGCCGTACCGCGCAGCTAGAGAGCAGAGGCTAACGTCGCCCGTGATATCGTTTATCATCTTAAAGCCGTGATTTAGCGCGTACTCTAGGCAATACGCATCAAAGCTATCCAGGCTAAATATCGCCTTTTCATGCAAATTTAGGCGGTAAATTTCGGCTACTATCTTTTCAAGCCTGGCAAATTCGACCTCGCGTCCGACGTATTTGCTGCCGGGACGCGAGCTAACTGCGCCCACGTCGATATACTCGGCGCCCTGCTCGATCATCGCTTCGATCTTTTCGATACCGCTTTTTTCGTTCACGCGGCTTGCGGTGTTAAAGCTATCCTCATTTACGTTTACGACGCCCATTATCTGCGCGCGCTGCGGTTTTTTAAACGGAGATTTTAAAAATTTGGCCAAATTTTTTAGACCAAAATCCTGCGCGGACTCTTTTTTGGCAAGTGCATGCACTTGCGCATCGGTAGCCATCAAAAGCGCGACCGAGTTTGCACCGTTTAAAATCACGTCGCGGTTAGTCACGAGTTCCGCGCCTACACTTAGTGCGTCTTGTTTTAGTATATTTGCGGCAGGCGAGCGCAAATCTTTAATCAAAAAAAAGTTGATCGCCGACTTTTTTTTCATCAAATTTCGCCCCTCGTCGCTAGGACGGATAATCTCGCAAATCTCGTTAAAGTCGGTCTGCGGATTGATTTTAAAAATTTTCATCTAAGCCCTTTTTCGTAAATCATAAGAAGTATCGGCGTAAGAAGCGCGTGGGTCTTGGTGTTTAGCTCAGCTAGGCGCACAGCTTTGAAAAAATACTCAAGCTCTTCGGCGCTAAATTTGACCCCCTGCGCCGTAGCCTCGAGAGCTATGGCGGCGATTAGCTCTTTTAGATCGTTTTTGCCGAGCTTTTCGGAGCGCTCGAGTGCTGATTTTTCATCGATAAACGCGCAAATTTCTTTTAGCTCGAGACGTTTGTAATCTAACCCCGTTTTTTCGCGCTGCTTTTTTTCGAGCCTGTTTTCGGTGACTAGGCGCGAGCGAACGGTCGGCAGGAGCATATTTTTCGACTCGCAGGCTATGATAAAAAAGATATTTTTAGGCGGTTCCTCGATGATTTTTAGTAGAGAGTTTTGAGCCTCGACGCGGAAATTTTTAGCGCCTAAAACTAGTAGCTTAGGCTCGCTCTCCGCGATGTAGGCCTCGGCGACGACCTCTTTTGCGTTTTCTAGCAAAAAGTCCTCGGCGAAAAAAAATCTAACCGAATTTACGCCGTAAAGCCCTAAAATTTCCTCTTTTAAGGCTTCAAAATCGCTCGTGATTACGATTTTGCTTCGCATAGACTAAAGCGTTACTTTCGCAAATAATGCAGCGTCTATGCTCTTATCAAAGAGCCTAAACAGCGACAAAAGCTTAATATCTAGCGCGCCGTCGGAGGAGCTTAGATAAAAGCTATTTTGCGCCTGCTCGTCAAAAAGCCACATGTAGCTATCGTCCTTGCCTTTGGCGATCTGCGAGCTTTTTTCCGCGCTTTTGCCGACGTAAAAAAACACGTAACCGTTTGGAAAAGCAAGGCTAAGCATGTCTAAAAGCAGCGAGACTTCCTCTTTTGAGCCGATATTTTCAAAAGACGGATAAAGCGCCTTTAGCGAGAAAAAAGGCAGCACCGGGCGAGCGTTCGTAGGTTTGTTTATATTTTTTAAAAAATACTCCTCGAACCAGCCGCGCTCGCTATCGGTTATCAAGATAAACGCGCGCCCTTCGAGTAAAAATTTAAGCTTCGAGGCGAGCAAGGGCGTCCACTCGGTGCGCCTCTCCTCCATCCAGCTCATCAGCGAACCCTCCTCGCGGATGGCTTCTAGCGTCCATTTTATAAAATCGCTCATTTATCGAGTTTATAAGCTTCGTGTAGTGCGCGAACGGCTAGCTCGCCGTATTTTTGATCGACGATCATCGAGATTTTTATCTCGCTGGTCGAGATCATTTGGATATTTATACCTTCGTTTGCTAGCGTTTGAAAGGCTAGAGACGCCACTCCGGTGTGGCTTTTCATACCTACGCCCACGACCGAGACCTTAACTATCTCGTCGTTGTATAAAATTTCCCTCGACGCGCTTAATTTATCCATGCACTCTTTTGCGACGTGAAGTTCGTTTTGCGGTACGGTAAAGCCGAGATTCGTCGTGCCGTCCTGGCCTACGTTTTGGATTATCATATCCACGTTTATGTTTTTTTCTGCAAGCGCGGTGAAAATTTCAGCCGCGATGCCCGGCTTATCGACCACGCCTCTTAAAGTTACTCTAGCTTGGTTTTTATCTAGCGCGATACCGCTTACTAGCACTGCTTCCATACTCTCTTCCTTTGTTATTAGTGTTCCTTCGTTGTGATTAAAGCTGCTTCTGGTGACTAAATTTACGTTTAGCTTTTTAGCTAGCTCGACTGAGCGGTTTTGCAGCACCTTTGCGCCTAGGCTCGCAAGCTCTAGCATCTCGTCGTAGCTGATTTTATCTAGCTTTTTGGCCTTTGGCTCGATGCGAGGATCGGTTGTATAAACTCCGTCTACGTCGGTGTAAATCTCACAAAGATCCGCATTTAGCGCGCCTGCGATCGCCACTGCGCTAAGGTCGCTACCGCCTCGTCCCAGAGTTGTCGCGTCGCCCTTTTCGTCTATACCCTGAAAGCCCGCTACGACGACGATCTTGCCTGCCTTTAGCTCCTCTTTCATACGCTTAGTATCTATCGCCTCGATCCTAGCCTTGGTATGCACGCTATCTGTTATGATGCCCGCTAGCCTACCGCTTAGACCTACCGCCGGGTAGCCTAAATTTATCAGCGCTATCGTTAAAAGCGCGCAGGTAACGCGCTCGCCAGAGCTAAGCAGCATATCCATCGCCACGCCGTCGGGAGCCTTCGTATAATGCTCGGCGTACTCCACCAGCTGATTAGTCACGCCGCTCATAGCCGAGACCACGACTACGACGTCCGCGCCGCTTTTTTTAGTCTCTATGACTCTCGCGGCGACGTTTTCTATCCTCTCAAGCGTCCCAACGCTCGTGCCGCCGTATTTTTGGACGATTAACATTAAATAAATCCTTTCTCTTTAAAGTAGCCGATAACCTTACCGTAGATCGGCTTTTTGAAGTGGTTTACGTCGCTCAAAACCTCGCTTGAGTTTATAAATCTATATTCGTCAAATTCGGGCTTTTTAGTGTTTATATTTATTTTCGCGCTAGGCCTTAGCCGCACCAAAAAATACTTTTGCGTCTGCCCGTCAAAGTTATAAAATTTCCTACTCGTCGTACCCTCAGGGAAGTCGTAGCTAAGCCACTGCGGATACTCGCTAAGCACGTCCACGTCGTCCGTGCCTATCTCCTCTTTAAGCTCCCTTTTTAGAGCCTCGCGCGGCGTCTCTCCCTCGTCTATGCCGCCCTGCGGGAACTGCCAGATACCCGTCATATCGCACCTTTGCGCGATAAATATCCTGCAATCAAACGGATAAGAGGGCGCAAGTATGACCGCCGCGACGTTTGGTCTATATTTCTTTTCCATCTTTTTTTCCGAGAATTTTTAATTGTGGATTTTAACGAAAAATAGTTAAGATATAGCTAAATATCGCGAGGTTAGCGGAAAAATTTGACGCTTAGGCTTAAAATTTTTATTTAAATTTTTAAACTACGAATTTTACTTTTTGCGGCGCGGTAAAATTTGCGCGTTTTGCTTGGTTATCCATCAAATTTTACCGCCTTGATAGCTAAATTTAAGCCGCCTATTTTAGCTCCAGTATCGCCCGCACCTCTTCGTCGGTAAACAGACTCGCGCTTTCGTGCTTTTTGCGCTCAAGCGCGGCTTTGGGCTCGGCGCGCGATGTCAAATTTTGCCCAGACTCGTTAAAAT of Campylobacter showae contains these proteins:
- a CDS encoding TRAP transporter permease, which gives rise to MDTNLNETRTNTEPAQEKEEFVEVKTREINSNFYIYFTSIICFAWSVFQLYIAYFPMNTTMSRSAHLAFAICLLFLLYPLKIHKKAHSSLPFYDIALCVVGTLAALYPLTEFYALAQRPGDYTSFDIAVSCVAVVVLFEAGRRIIGPALPIIAAIFLVYDYFGQYMPDIIAHQGASLNKLAGHMYLTTEGVFGVPLGVSVSFIYLFVLFGSLLERAGAGQYFINLAFALLGKFRGGPAKASVIASGLTGMVSGSSTANVVTVGTFTIPLMKKAGLTSTKAGAIEVAAGVNGQLMPPIMGAAAFIIAEFLGLSYTNVMIAAVIPAFVCYMSLFFIVHLESCKLGLKGMEQGAGISKLKIFVSGLHYLIPILVLLYTLLIANESPISAAFNAICVLFLIILFQEPVKKIAHGEDVGKEDFIIGFADIFWAMVTAAKSMTTIAIATGLAGIIVGSISLTGVGQVLSEVVENLAGNNIVLILFLTAIMSLILGMGLPTTANYIVVSSLVAPVILFLAHKNGFLIPAIAVHLFVFYFGILADDTPPVGIAAYAAAGIAKANPVTVGVQGFFYDLRTTILPFSFVFNNKLLLIESVNAANPNDAKGIVWITNPLEMALIFGTALVGMFAFSSALQGYFVKRVSMLERALLLCVVPLTLVPNMCAKYIPFIANEYVSYAIGVSLYSALFAFQWIQNKAEKRVGVGA
- a CDS encoding TAXI family TRAP transporter solute-binding subunit, yielding MKTTSLALAGLLFASALGAKEFVSIGTGAMTGTYYPVGGAICRLVNKDPQMKCSVQSTGGSVYNVNNVLKKELNFGFVQSDVVYDKFNGVGKFEGNGDQNLRAVVSIYPELLAFVVSKSSGIGSINDLEGKAINVGNPGSGNEMTALGVFKAFGFDEKKLKHHGVLTAGECPHALKDKKIDGYFYMVGHPTANITDAANSLPIDIVNIEGEQVDKMLAAMPYFAKGTIPKGTYEGVDHDVNSIGVKAVLVTDKSMSDTAVAAVVKAILDNFDEYKSLHPALAAVTKESLVEGLSAPLHPAAEAEFKKAGIIK
- the cmoA gene encoding carboxy-S-adenosyl-L-methionine synthase CmoA; this translates as MKDEIFKEPIKKQFEFDASVASVFDDMIGRSVPYYEASQKLIADFLAQILPQGASAIDLGCSTASTLLALWSKRSDLALKGVDNAPAMLQNARAKIEAYGARIELELADILECGFDAQGAVLMNYTLQFIRPPKRQDFVAKIYRAINDGGVFVFSEKLIFEDKMLSKNMIEIYEKYKLEQGYSRYEISQKREALENVLIPYTEAENRNLALNVGFRNVECMFRWANFATFVAFK
- a CDS encoding bifunctional riboflavin kinase/FAD synthetase, whose translation is MPNFSTLLTKDNITSVAIGHFDGVHRGHKQLLKQLGEYGGLVVIDKNKANITPKLKRAEYSSYPCFLYDFESIKGLGGDEFIALLKRDFKNLQKIVVGFDFRFGRNRAWDKHDLRRIFDGEVVVVDEVCFDGMGVHSSAIREYIKQGEIYKANRLLGREYSIEGCVIKGQGIGSRELVPTLNLDIKNYLLPREGVYATRTRIGYKTYGSVTFIGNRVSTDGNFSVETHVLNENIEGARDVAVCFIKRLRDNRKFESLEELKEQIGIDIKQAMEFVGVCDLYVVGDATPQRSKA
- a CDS encoding SAM-dependent methyltransferase, whose protein sequence is MGEFDKFDGSDGLNLDVTVSVNLSDGKNGGAKKGAVAETKNLRGVNLADAPETACEKARNGELNLNSNGAKIELVGEIYVGRGALKLKSFLAAYPLEVKGKNALDVGSSTGGFVQILLQNGVKSVMALDVGSSQLDKSLRADARVKVAENTDVREFAAGCQSLAKDGKFNGTEQNLKNQIEPNFNLGKLNFAERDGFLSEPCEPAFSPSNLTQAGARTDESNLTDVDFAAKNQNAKFDSRAAKNLARKFDLITCDVSFISLKEILPSIDALAGENCDIILLFKPQFEVGRTAKRNKKGVVTDAKAVREARAKFELAAANLGWIMRQMLECEVKGKEGNAEFFYAFNKR
- the ligA gene encoding NAD-dependent DNA ligase LigA produces the protein MDKKEYLEAVDTLNAWAKAYYTDDAPIATDEEYDELYRKVLDFERTNPGDISIFSPTKRVGGEVSEGFVKARHGARMWSMEDIFSFDELLAWLKRGDKEGLEFALQPKFDGASLNLLYENGALVRAITRGDGITGEDVTSNAKVIKNIPLQIAYNGRIEIRGEVVIAKNDFDEINFARAQKGEPQLSNPRNAAAGSLRQLDSAVTASRRLRFKPWGYGEQNLGLETYSQMMDFIYSQGFEREEFFKICRTAEQIEEAYKQLVAQRDSKPFMMDGLVVRVQSIAASEELGYTEKFPKFMVAYKFPAIEKTTLLLDVAFQVGRSGVVTPVGVLEPVNIDGAIVKSATLHNFDEIERLGVQKGDFISIIRSGDVIPKITGVFKQRRDGSQTPIERPRECPVCGSMLLDEGVFVKCQNIECKARVINSLIHFASKKCLNIDGLGEAIVNQLFEAGLVAKIADIYELTAQDLVKLEGFKDKKIANLLGAIEASRTPALHSFIASLGIEHIGEVAAKKIAQIYPQNWRELSFGEVAAIEGFGEAMAESYAEFMQVNRQNLDEILRFVSPQAQSFETKQSAISGKTFVITGTLSKGRDEFKAILEANGAKVSGSVSNKTDFVLYGDEAGGKLEKARELGVATITEDELRRMIEI
- the folP gene encoding dihydropteroate synthase, with protein sequence MKIFKINPQTDFNEICEIIRPSDEGRNLMKKKSAINFFLIKDLRSPAANILKQDALSVGAELVTNRDVILNGANSVALLMATDAQVHALAKKESAQDFGLKNLAKFLKSPFKKPQRAQIMGVVNVNEDSFNTASRVNEKSGIEKIEAMIEQGAEYIDVGAVSSRPGSKYVGREVEFARLEKIVAEIYRLNLHEKAIFSLDSFDAYCLEYALNHGFKMINDITGDVSLCSLAARYGASYCLMHMQNSPENMQDNPHYDDLLGEIDAFFEAKIAAAQDLGCRDIVLDVGIGFGKTAEQNMVLIKNLEHFLRFGLPILAGASRKSVINFYSPSEIKDRLPGSLYLHLEAFRNGAQIIRTHDVAEHAQMFRLENAMRKLAAW
- a CDS encoding DNA polymerase III subunit delta'; this translates as MRSKIVITSDFEALKEEILGLYGVNSVRFFFAEDFLLENAKEVVAEAYIAESEPKLLVLGAKNFRVEAQNSLLKIIEEPPKNIFFIIACESKNMLLPTVRSRLVTENRLEKKQREKTGLDYKRLELKEICAFIDEKSALERSEKLGKNDLKELIAAIALEATAQGVKFSAEELEYFFKAVRLAELNTKTHALLTPILLMIYEKGLR
- a CDS encoding HobA family DNA replication regulator — encoded protein: MSDFIKWTLEAIREEGSLMSWMEERRTEWTPLLASKLKFLLEGRAFILITDSERGWFEEYFLKNINKPTNARPVLPFFSLKALYPSFENIGSKEEVSLLLDMLSLAFPNGYVFFYVGKSAEKSSQIAKGKDDSYMWLFDEQAQNSFYLSSSDGALDIKLLSLFRLFDKSIDAALFAKVTL